The Cytobacillus oceanisediminis genomic interval TGCCAGCTCATAAGGTTTGGGACGAGAATAAAAAGCAGGAGCAAGGCAGCAGCCGCTGCGATAGATGGCAGGATCCACGTTCTGTTTTTTTGCTTTCCCATCTTAATTTCGATGGCTTGATAAATGTCTTTCGGATCACGATCATCTTTAATTTTAGGCATCTGGCTCAGCAATTCCTGAAGCTGCTCATCGCTCCACTTTGATTCCTTCATTATCCATTCCCTCCTTCACCTTAAAATCTTCCATATGTTTTTTAAGCACCTTTAAAGCACGATGCTGGGTTGTTTTAACCTTGCTTTCGGTCCAGCCTAGTGAATCAGCTGTTTCAGTAATGCTGAGTTCATGTATATATCTCATAATTATGACAAGCCTCTGGTCAATGGTGCATAAATCCAGACAGCGATAGATCAGCTGAATTTCTTCTCTTTGCAAGGCAATTTCTTCAGGCAAGGGGAGCTCATCCTTTACCTGCTGAGTTGACCAGTCAAATTTCTCCATAATCCTTTGCTTCCAGCCCTTTTGCTTGCGAAAGGAATCTATGGCAACATTCCGCGCAATTGAAAAGAGCCATGTTTTTTCGCTACTTTTCCCTTCAAACCTTTCATATGATTTTAATACTCTTATATAGACTTCCTGGACTAAATCCTCAGCCAGTTCCTTGTTTTTGACCATATAAAAAAGAAATTGAAAAACGTCATGATGGTATTTTTTATAAAGTTCATCAAAAACGGAGTCCATGGATTCCCCTCCCCGTTCAATAAAATAGTCGTTCTCTCTCTAAAAAAAGTTACAGTTTAACTATATTATTATTTTGCAGAAAAGCGCAAGAGCCTGTTTGGGTGCAGGATTACTCCCTTGCCTTCAAAAACGCCCGGCCTATTGCTTAGAACTATATATTTCAAAAAAATAGGGAAGGAAATTTTATGCATCTCCTTCCCTAAGCCTATAATTAATTGTTTCCCGTGTATCAAGAACAATCGTCACATTTCTCGCCTTTATCCTTCATTTCGAGGGATAAAGATTGAAAATGTCGTACCATGTCCGGTCTTGCTTTGAACGGTAATATGGCCTTTATGAGCTTCAATTATATTTTTTGCAATTGCAAGGCCAAGGCCAGTTCCAGATCGGCCCCTCGTTCTTGCTTTGTCCGCTTTGTAAAAGCGTTCAAATACAAACGGCAGGTCTTCTTCGGGAATCCCTGAGCCAGAATCTTTCACTTCAATAAACAGTCCCCGTTCATCACTTCGTTCGATCACTTTTACCTCTCCATTCTGAGGTGTATGCCGGATGGCATTATCAATCAGATTGGTCATGACCTGTTCAATTCTGTCCGGATCAATTTGAATAGGGACACCCTTGCTTTGCAGATCATGTTCCAGACTAATTTCCTTCTCTTTTGCCAGCCCCTGAAACTTCCTGATAATTCTTTGCAGATAGGAATTCACTTCAGTTTCTTCCATTGTCAGCTGAATATGTCCGGCTTCCATTCTGGCAAGATCCAGCAATTCATTCACAAGCCTGCCCATTCTCAGGGATTCATCATAAATGACACTTGCCATCTCTTTTTTCTCTTCGTCCGTTCCGGCAATATCATCGACAATCGCTTCACTATACCCCTGCATCATAGAAATTGGCGTCCTTAATTCATGAGAAACATTCGCTATAAAATCATTCCGGAGCTTATCAAGCTTACGCTCCTCCGTCATGTCCCTGATAACCGCAACCGCTCCTCTTATATATTTATTATTATAAAGAGGGCTGACGATTATCACCCAGGAACGCCCTTGTATAGAGATTTCGCCAATCTGCTCCTTCTCGGTATTTACAGCAAGCTGGAAGAGCTCCATGACTTTGGATGGCACTTCCTCTGTATTATTCTCAATGTCATCCAGTTCATAAAACCAGCTTTGCAAAAATCGCTCTGCAGGAGGATTGGTGATCAGGATCGTGCCATCCCGGTTGAAGGTGATTACCCCATCAGCCATCCCGCTTAGAATGCTTGCCAGCTGTTCTTTTTCCTGGCTTAGAGCATTCATATTGAATTTCAGCTGTCTGCCCATTTGATTAAAAGCCATGGCTAATTCGCCAACCTCATCATTAGTTAGAATCGGAACCTTTGTATCAAATTTACCTCTTGCTACCTCAAAAGCAGCTTCTTTCATTTTTCTAAGCGGAGCATTAATTCTTGTCGATAAGAAAAAAGCAAAGATGGTTGTTAAAATGATGGCAACTCCTGCTGCCAGCAAAATGAACTTAGTCGTTGAACGCAGTGTTTCATGCATGACTTCAATGGACTGATAAATAAAGACTGCCCCATTGCTGCTGTCACCTTCAAGAGGGACCCCAATTATAAGAATCTTGCTGTCGTCATCTGCGGCTAGGTCTGTATACTCAGGATTAACGGATGTTACTTTTTTTACAGTCTTATCTTCCGTGAGAACTTCTTTTAAATCATCTTCCTCGGTGAGGTAGGAGATAGGGAGTTTTAATGAACCTGTATGGTTTGGAGAATAGTAGTACTCATTCGGCGAGTTAATAATGACTACTTTTGTAACATCGTCGACAAGTTCCCAGGAAATCTCCAAACCGACTTCACGGTTATGCTCTTTTAAAATTCTGGTTATTTTATGGGCGGTATTCGATAATCCTTTTTCTGTTTCATTTATATGGTAATTCTCAAAAAACTCAAGCAGCATGACTGTTAATATAAGCAGTACAAAGGAAACTAATAAAAGAATTGTGCCCCATAGCTTACCTGCAACACTCCTAAAGAGCATCATTCATTGATAACCTCGAACTTGTAGCCCACTCCCCAAACAGTGACAATCATTCTGGCAGCCTGCTCAGAAACTTTATTTAATTTTTCACGCAAGCGCTTCACATGTGTATCGACTGTTCTTAAATCTCCGAAAAATTCATAGTGCCACACTTCCTTAAGCAGCTGCTCCCTGTCAAAAACCTTATCCGGCGCCTTTGCCAGGAAATAGAGAAGTTCATATTCCTTTGGAGTTAAACTGACTTCTTTCCCATCAGCCAACACTTTGTGAGCATCATTATCGATCGTTAGATGAGGAAAAACGATTACATCTTTTGCTGTTGTTTCTGTTTGAAGGTAGGTAGTTTTAGAAGACCTGCGCAATAATGCCTTCACGCGCAGCACAACTTCCCTTGGGCTGAAAGGCTTTACAATGTAATCATCAGTGCCCACTTCAAACCCCTGTACGCGGTTAACTTCTTCCCCTTTGGCTGTCAGCATGATCACAGGAGTCGCTTTTTTCTCTCTCAGCTCTCTGCATACTTCAATGCCGTCTTTGCCGGGCATCATTAAATCCAAAAGGATGACATCGTAATCATTTGCCAGAGCTTTTGACAAAGCCTGGTTTCCATTTTCCGCTTCATCAATGGAATAATTTTCACGCTCAAGGTACATCTTTAATAAACGGCGGATTCTTTCTTCATCATCCA includes:
- the sigX gene encoding RNA polymerase sigma factor SigX, with amino-acid sequence MDSVFDELYKKYHHDVFQFLFYMVKNKELAEDLVQEVYIRVLKSYERFEGKSSEKTWLFSIARNVAIDSFRKQKGWKQRIMEKFDWSTQQVKDELPLPEEIALQREEIQLIYRCLDLCTIDQRLVIIMRYIHELSITETADSLGWTESKVKTTQHRALKVLKKHMEDFKVKEGMDNEGIKVER
- a CDS encoding ATP-binding protein produces the protein MMLFRSVAGKLWGTILLLVSFVLLILTVMLLEFFENYHINETEKGLSNTAHKITRILKEHNREVGLEISWELVDDVTKVVIINSPNEYYYSPNHTGSLKLPISYLTEEDDLKEVLTEDKTVKKVTSVNPEYTDLAADDDSKILIIGVPLEGDSSNGAVFIYQSIEVMHETLRSTTKFILLAAGVAIILTTIFAFFLSTRINAPLRKMKEAAFEVARGKFDTKVPILTNDEVGELAMAFNQMGRQLKFNMNALSQEKEQLASILSGMADGVITFNRDGTILITNPPAERFLQSWFYELDDIENNTEEVPSKVMELFQLAVNTEKEQIGEISIQGRSWVIIVSPLYNNKYIRGAVAVIRDMTEERKLDKLRNDFIANVSHELRTPISMMQGYSEAIVDDIAGTDEEKKEMASVIYDESLRMGRLVNELLDLARMEAGHIQLTMEETEVNSYLQRIIRKFQGLAKEKEISLEHDLQSKGVPIQIDPDRIEQVMTNLIDNAIRHTPQNGEVKVIERSDERGLFIEVKDSGSGIPEEDLPFVFERFYKADKARTRGRSGTGLGLAIAKNIIEAHKGHITVQSKTGHGTTFSIFIPRNEG
- a CDS encoding response regulator transcription factor, whose translation is MENQVKILLVDDEERIRRLLKMYLERENYSIDEAENGNQALSKALANDYDVILLDLMMPGKDGIEVCRELREKKATPVIMLTAKGEEVNRVQGFEVGTDDYIVKPFSPREVVLRVKALLRRSSKTTYLQTETTAKDVIVFPHLTIDNDAHKVLADGKEVSLTPKEYELLYFLAKAPDKVFDREQLLKEVWHYEFFGDLRTVDTHVKRLREKLNKVSEQAARMIVTVWGVGYKFEVINE